In a single window of the Ruminococcus albus 7 = DSM 20455 genome:
- a CDS encoding DNA gyrase/topoisomerase IV subunit B, with amino-acid sequence MAEKKQDYGNEDITLLKGKDRVRLRPAVMFGSDGLSGCKHSVFEIISNSIDEAREGHGDKIIVTKYFDDSIEVQDFGRGCPVDYNQREKRYNWELVYCELYAGGKYNNNSGDNYEYALGLNGLGACATQYSSEYMDVEVIRDGFKYNLHFEKGDNVGGLKKEEYSSKKTGTRTRWKPDLDVFTEISIEKEYFEDIMKKQAVVNPGVTFILRVQRENMSFEEITYYYENGIADYVKEIAGEDTLTNVQHFSGDRKGRDRADKPEYKVKLGVAFVFSNKVQTLEYFHNSSFLSHGGSPDDAVRSAFVSQINAYLKSNNKYNKNEKPVTFQDVADCLVLVSSSFSTQTSYANQTKKAITNKFIKECMTEFLKHNLEVYFIENPDEALKIAEQVLVNKRSRESAETSRLNIKKKLQGTIDLSNQVQKFVDCRSKDLSRRELYIVEGDSALGSVKLARDAEFQAVIPVRGKILNCLKADYDKIFKNEIITDLIKVLGCGVEVNTGKKKDLSAFNLDNLRWNKIVICTDADVDGFQIRTLILTMLYRLTPTLIEKGYVYIAESPLFEITTKDKTYFAYDEPEKDKILKMIGDKSFTIQRSKGLGENEADMMSLTTMNPETRRLIKVNPDDMDMTSWMFNMLLGDDLAGRKEFITNNGAEYLEMADIS; translated from the coding sequence ATGGCTGAAAAGAAGCAGGATTACGGCAATGAAGACATTACACTGCTGAAGGGCAAGGACAGAGTACGTCTGCGCCCGGCTGTAATGTTCGGTTCTGACGGACTTAGCGGATGTAAGCATTCGGTGTTTGAGATAATATCAAACTCAATAGACGAAGCCCGTGAGGGTCACGGCGACAAGATAATCGTTACAAAGTATTTTGATGATTCCATTGAAGTGCAGGATTTCGGACGAGGCTGTCCCGTTGACTACAACCAACGCGAAAAGCGCTATAACTGGGAGCTTGTTTACTGCGAGCTTTACGCTGGCGGAAAGTACAACAATAACTCAGGCGATAACTATGAGTACGCACTGGGTCTTAACGGACTGGGTGCCTGCGCTACACAGTATTCCTCTGAATATATGGATGTAGAGGTAATACGTGACGGATTTAAATACAACCTTCACTTTGAAAAGGGTGACAACGTAGGCGGTCTTAAAAAGGAAGAATATTCCTCCAAAAAGACAGGTACACGCACCCGCTGGAAGCCCGACCTCGATGTATTCACCGAGATAAGCATCGAGAAGGAGTACTTTGAGGACATAATGAAGAAACAGGCTGTGGTCAACCCCGGTGTTACCTTTATACTCAGAGTACAGCGTGAGAATATGTCCTTTGAGGAGATAACCTATTATTACGAGAACGGTATCGCTGACTACGTCAAGGAAATAGCAGGCGAGGATACCCTCACCAATGTGCAGCATTTCTCAGGTGACCGCAAGGGACGTGACCGTGCTGACAAGCCCGAATACAAGGTCAAGCTGGGCGTGGCATTCGTATTCTCCAACAAGGTGCAGACGCTGGAATACTTCCACAATTCCAGTTTTCTCTCCCACGGCGGCTCACCAGATGACGCTGTAAGGAGCGCTTTCGTTTCACAGATAAACGCTTATCTGAAGTCCAATAATAAGTACAATAAGAATGAAAAGCCCGTTACATTCCAGGACGTTGCCGACTGTCTGGTGCTGGTGTCAAGCTCATTCTCCACGCAGACCTCATACGCTAACCAGACCAAGAAGGCTATCACCAACAAGTTCATCAAGGAGTGCATGACGGAGTTCTTAAAGCACAACCTTGAGGTATACTTCATAGAGAATCCCGATGAAGCCCTGAAAATAGCCGAACAGGTACTTGTAAACAAGCGCAGCCGTGAAAGTGCTGAAACTTCGAGGCTGAACATAAAGAAGAAACTGCAGGGCACTATCGACCTTTCAAATCAGGTGCAGAAGTTCGTTGACTGCCGTTCAAAGGATCTGAGCAGACGTGAGCTTTACATCGTGGAGGGTGACTCGGCGCTGGGTTCTGTTAAACTGGCGAGGGACGCTGAATTCCAGGCAGTAATACCTGTACGAGGCAAGATACTCAACTGTCTTAAAGCCGATTACGACAAGATATTCAAGAACGAGATAATCACCGACCTTATAAAGGTACTGGGCTGCGGAGTTGAAGTAAACACAGGCAAGAAAAAGGATCTCTCCGCTTTCAACCTTGATAACCTGAGATGGAACAAGATAGTCATATGTACCGATGCGGACGTGGACGGCTTCCAGATAAGGACGCTGATACTCACAATGCTTTACCGCCTGACACCTACCCTCATCGAGAAGGGCTATGTGTATATCGCGGAATCTCCCCTGTTTGAGATAACCACTAAGGACAAGACCTACTTCGCCTACGACGAGCCCGAAAAAGACAAGATACTCAAAATGATAGGTGATAAGAGTTTCACCATACAGCGCTCGAAGGGTCTTGGTGAGAACGAAGCCGACATGATGAGCCTTACTACCATGAATCCCGAAACACGCCGCCTTATCAAGGTAAATCCCGATGATATGGATATGACCAGCTGGATGTTCAATATGCTGCTGGGCGACGACCTGGCAGGACGTAAGGAATTCATCACCAACAACGGTGCCGAGTATCTGGAAATGGCAGATATATCATAA
- a CDS encoding SMI1/KNR4 family protein, producing MYIPDIPNNNLKPQLEELVYIASKIDTEVSEDDKYSLIFYFNASATEEEIKNLEKEIDTSLPIGYKEFLFFSNGAQLCGHYAEFSNTARVAKINKLKKTPDFPEDYIIIAKIIGDGEILCFSKETGKIIRYYDGREITFDDFYLAFRWLLELIRNSAEEYVDL from the coding sequence ATGTATATTCCAGATATACCGAATAATAATTTAAAGCCTCAATTAGAGGAACTAGTGTACATAGCAAGCAAAATAGATACAGAAGTTAGTGAAGATGATAAATATAGTTTAATATTTTATTTTAATGCATCTGCAACAGAAGAAGAAATAAAAAATTTGGAAAAGGAAATAGATACATCTTTGCCAATTGGGTATAAAGAATTCTTGTTTTTTTCTAATGGTGCGCAACTATGTGGGCATTATGCCGAGTTTTCTAATACCGCAAGAGTAGCAAAAATTAATAAACTAAAAAAAACACCGGATTTCCCTGAGGACTATATTATTATTGCTAAGATAATAGGTGATGGTGAAATCCTGTGCTTTTCAAAGGAAACAGGAAAAATTATAAGGTATTATGATGGCAGAGAAATCACATTCGATGATTTTTATTTGGCTTTTAGATGGCTTTTGGAGCTTATCAGGAATTCAGCTGAGGAATACGTTGATTTATAA
- a CDS encoding type IV pilus twitching motility protein PilT produces the protein MAIDINKILDESRALGCSDLHFTVGIPPIVRQGGNLRKLSSYPDMTEIEILRVCEDMCNDRQRQQIKDKIDTDFTYVSSRGFRHRVNVYHQRGNTAIAIRLLRNDIPTLTDLDLPPVLAEFVMRPRGLVLVTGPTGSGKSTTLAAMIDHVNIHKSSHIITVEDPIEYLHSHKRCMINQREIGPDVPSFSMALRAALREDPDIILVGEMRDFETIEAAVTAAETGHLVMSTLHTTDAASTIDRIIDVFPAHQQHQIRTQLASVLVGICTQTLCRTFDGTSRVACCEILNATDSIKAMIRDDKVHLIGSAMQTGKAVGMQTMDQELAKLVRNRTISKEVALEKCVNANDLNRYINQNI, from the coding sequence ATGGCAATTGATATTAACAAGATACTGGACGAATCCAGAGCGCTGGGCTGCTCGGACTTGCATTTTACAGTTGGTATCCCCCCTATCGTAAGACAGGGCGGTAACCTGAGAAAACTGTCCAGCTATCCTGATATGACTGAGATCGAAATACTCAGAGTATGTGAGGATATGTGTAACGACAGACAGAGACAGCAGATCAAGGATAAGATCGATACCGACTTTACCTATGTATCCAGCAGAGGCTTCCGTCACAGAGTTAACGTTTACCATCAGAGAGGCAATACGGCTATCGCTATCCGTTTGCTGAGAAACGATATACCTACTCTTACCGATCTGGATCTGCCTCCCGTACTGGCTGAATTCGTTATGCGTCCCCGTGGTCTTGTACTTGTAACAGGTCCTACCGGTTCAGGTAAGTCTACCACACTGGCAGCTATGATCGACCACGTTAATATCCATAAGTCTTCACATATCATCACTGTTGAGGATCCTATCGAGTATCTGCACTCCCACAAGAGATGTATGATCAACCAGAGAGAGATCGGACCCGATGTTCCCAGCTTCTCCATGGCGCTGAGAGCTGCCCTCCGTGAGGACCCTGATATCATACTCGTCGGAGAAATGCGTGACTTCGAGACTATCGAAGCTGCCGTAACCGCCGCAGAAACAGGTCACCTGGTTATGTCCACACTTCATACCACTGATGCGGCTTCCACCATCGACCGTATCATCGACGTATTCCCTGCACACCAGCAGCACCAGATCAGAACTCAGCTGGCGTCTGTACTTGTTGGTATCTGTACTCAGACTCTTTGCCGTACATTTGACGGTACAAGCCGTGTAGCTTGCTGTGAGATCCTGAACGCTACCGACTCCATCAAGGCTATGATCCGTGACGATAAGGTTCACCTCATCGGTTCTGCTATGCAGACAGGTAAGGCTGTCGGAATGCAGACTATGGATCAGGAGCTTGCTAAGCTGGTCAGAAACAGAACTATCTCCAAGGAGGTCGCTCTCGAAAAGTGCGTAAACGCAAACGACCTCAACAGATACATCAATCAGAATATCTAA
- a CDS encoding GspE/PulE family protein, whose protein sequence is MRNGPIGQYLLEKNLLTEEELNAVLERQKTEKDKKFGDLVVEMKLVSDVDFAKTLAERMNIEFIDLDNTVLNADVVRLIPEAKSRASGVIAVRKIGRRLMVATSDPMNLYIFEDLRMVTGCNITPQLATKGAINRAIGKMYSEGTAAKVAEEAKQQKEEETIDLNDIDLSSDTVDNAPIVKLATAIVEQAYRQGATDIHIEPFKNNTKIRVRINSDLVPLMDDLDARIHVSLVTRFKILSGMNIAEKRIPQDGRMSQVIDGTTVDLRVSNLPMVYGEKVVLRILAGDSSVRRIQDLGMTDYNYKRFVSCLKVPQGVVLVTGPTGSGKSTTLYAALGEIAKPNLNVITVEDPVEKKIANINQCQINEKAGMTFAAALRSILRQDPDIIMIGEMRDTETAEIGIRAAITGHLVLSTLHTNDAASTVTRLVDMGVDAYMVATSLIGVVAQRLAKVVCPNCRESYMSSEEDNELMGITESVPVYKPVGCVKCTRGYVGRTAIHEILLATPKMKEIIAAGAKSEQIQELAKEEGCRLLRDNVSELVQQGRTTMDELVRVTYAV, encoded by the coding sequence ATGAGAAACGGACCAATCGGACAATATTTGCTTGAAAAGAACTTGCTGACCGAAGAGGAGCTTAACGCTGTCCTTGAAAGGCAAAAAACGGAAAAGGACAAGAAGTTCGGTGATCTCGTCGTTGAGATGAAGCTTGTCAGCGATGTTGATTTTGCTAAAACTCTGGCGGAGAGAATGAACATTGAGTTCATCGACCTTGACAACACTGTGCTGAACGCTGATGTTGTAAGGCTCATACCCGAAGCCAAGTCCAGGGCATCAGGCGTTATAGCTGTAAGGAAGATAGGCAGACGTCTTATGGTCGCAACAAGCGATCCTATGAACCTGTACATATTTGAAGATCTGAGAATGGTCACAGGCTGTAACATCACACCTCAGCTGGCTACCAAGGGCGCTATCAACAGAGCGATCGGTAAGATGTACTCTGAGGGTACTGCAGCAAAGGTGGCTGAGGAAGCTAAGCAGCAGAAGGAAGAGGAGACCATTGATCTCAATGATATCGACCTCAGTTCTGATACCGTTGATAACGCTCCTATCGTTAAGCTGGCAACTGCCATAGTTGAACAGGCTTACCGTCAGGGCGCAACCGATATACATATCGAGCCCTTCAAGAATAATACCAAGATCAGAGTCCGTATCAACAGTGACCTGGTTCCCCTTATGGATGACCTTGATGCAAGGATCCATGTATCGCTTGTAACAAGATTCAAGATCCTTTCAGGTATGAACATAGCTGAGAAGCGTATACCTCAGGACGGACGTATGTCACAGGTCATCGACGGTACTACCGTTGACCTCCGTGTATCCAATCTTCCTATGGTATATGGTGAGAAAGTCGTTCTCCGTATCCTCGCCGGTGACAGCTCTGTAAGACGTATTCAGGATCTGGGTATGACAGACTATAACTATAAGAGATTCGTTTCCTGTCTGAAGGTTCCTCAGGGCGTGGTACTGGTTACAGGACCTACCGGTTCAGGTAAGTCTACCACACTTTATGCGGCGCTTGGTGAGATCGCTAAGCCGAACCTCAATGTTATCACCGTCGAAGACCCTGTCGAGAAGAAGATAGCAAACATCAATCAGTGTCAGATAAATGAAAAGGCAGGCATGACCTTTGCGGCAGCTCTGCGTTCTATCCTTCGTCAGGATCCTGATATCATAATGATCGGTGAGATGCGTGATACCGAGACAGCTGAGATCGGTATCAGAGCCGCTATCACGGGACACCTTGTGCTGTCCACACTTCATACCAACGATGCTGCTTCCACTGTTACAAGACTTGTGGATATGGGCGTTGATGCATACATGGTTGCTACATCGCTTATCGGCGTTGTTGCGCAGCGACTTGCTAAGGTCGTTTGTCCTAACTGCCGTGAAAGCTATATGTCCTCAGAAGAGGATAATGAGCTTATGGGCATTACCGAGTCTGTACCCGTATACAAGCCTGTTGGCTGTGTAAAGTGTACAAGAGGTTACGTTGGACGTACAGCTATCCATGAGATACTTCTGGCTACCCCGAAGATGAAAGAGATCATCGCTGCAGGTGCCAAGAGTGAGCAGATACAGGAACTCGCCAAGGAAGAAGGCTGCCGTCTGCTGCGTGACAACGTTTCTGAGCTTGTTCAGCAGGGAAGAACTACTATGGACGAGCTGGTACGTGTTACCTACGCTGTATAA
- a CDS encoding DNA gyrase/topoisomerase IV subunit A, with the protein MAKKKAEPKKAAAPKIDAYIEGAGLVAEEKITQTLEKNYMPYAMSVIVSRAFPEIDGFKPSHRKLLYTMYLMGLIKGKLTKCANIVGATMKLNPHGDGAIYETLVRLSRGNEALLHPYVQSKGNFGKSYSRDMAYAASRYTEAKLEPICEELFRDIDKETVDFVPNYDNTMTEPTLFPATFPTILVNANVGIGVSMASSVCPFNLAEVCETAIALIKNKDANALDTLKGPDFPGGGYLLYDEAELEKIYRTGRGSVKLRAKYRFNKEERCIEITEIPATTTIEAIIEKIIALVKAGKIKEISYIRDETDLDGLQIGIDIKKGVDPDKLMQKLYKLTPLQDTYSCNFNILVHGYPKVMGVYEILDEWTRFRVDCVRRRVEYDLKKKKDKLHLLKGLGKILLDIDKAIRIIRETEEESEVIPNLMIGFGIDEIQADYVAEIKLRHLNREYILKRTSETEKLEKEIAELEDVLGSEKKIKDIIIRELKDVIKNYGQERKTQFFYQSDIEEVEEEEEIEDYPCKLFISESGYFKKCTMQSLRMASDQKLKEGDRMMSETESSNRAELLFFSDKASVYKSKASRFGNTKASDLGDYIPAVLGFDNGEAFHTMVETMDYSGCLLFVFENGKAAKVPLDSYATKTNRKKLANAYSDKSPLVAILKLTDNAQVMLRTTNGRALLFDTALLLPKTTRNTQGVQVMTLKAKNAKVEKAYIVSDEEAENLSKFRSKTIPVAGCLAKDLEDPDQLSF; encoded by the coding sequence ATGGCAAAAAAGAAAGCAGAGCCGAAAAAGGCTGCTGCACCTAAGATAGATGCTTACATTGAAGGCGCAGGTCTTGTAGCTGAGGAAAAGATAACCCAGACACTTGAAAAGAACTATATGCCCTACGCCATGAGCGTTATAGTATCCCGTGCTTTCCCCGAGATAGACGGCTTCAAGCCCTCTCACAGAAAGCTTTTGTACACCATGTACCTCATGGGACTTATAAAGGGCAAGCTGACCAAGTGCGCCAATATAGTCGGTGCTACCATGAAGCTCAACCCTCACGGCGACGGTGCTATCTATGAAACGCTGGTAAGACTTTCCCGCGGCAACGAAGCACTGCTGCACCCCTATGTGCAGTCAAAGGGAAACTTCGGTAAGTCATATTCAAGAGATATGGCTTACGCTGCATCACGTTATACCGAGGCTAAGCTTGAACCGATATGCGAGGAGCTTTTCAGGGATATCGACAAGGAAACTGTTGACTTCGTTCCGAACTACGATAATACCATGACCGAGCCGACACTCTTCCCTGCCACCTTCCCGACCATACTGGTAAATGCAAATGTCGGTATCGGCGTATCTATGGCTTCATCAGTATGTCCCTTCAATCTGGCAGAGGTATGCGAAACTGCCATAGCACTTATTAAAAACAAGGATGCCAATGCACTGGATACCCTGAAAGGTCCCGATTTCCCCGGGGGCGGATATCTGCTTTACGATGAAGCTGAGCTTGAAAAGATATACCGCACAGGCAGAGGTTCTGTAAAACTGCGTGCAAAGTACCGCTTCAATAAAGAGGAGCGCTGCATAGAGATAACCGAGATACCTGCCACCACCACCATTGAAGCGATAATCGAAAAGATAATCGCACTGGTAAAAGCAGGAAAGATCAAAGAGATATCCTATATCCGCGATGAGACAGACCTTGACGGTCTGCAGATAGGTATCGATATCAAAAAGGGCGTTGACCCCGACAAGCTGATGCAGAAGCTTTACAAGCTGACTCCCCTGCAGGATACCTATTCATGCAATTTCAATATACTTGTACACGGCTACCCAAAGGTAATGGGTGTGTACGAAATTCTGGACGAATGGACACGTTTCCGCGTTGACTGCGTGCGCAGACGTGTTGAATATGATCTTAAAAAGAAGAAGGACAAGCTGCACCTGCTGAAAGGTCTGGGCAAGATACTGCTGGATATCGACAAAGCGATACGCATAATCCGCGAGACCGAAGAAGAAAGCGAAGTTATCCCCAACCTGATGATAGGCTTCGGCATCGACGAGATACAGGCTGACTATGTAGCTGAGATAAAGCTGCGCCACCTGAACCGCGAGTATATCCTCAAGCGTACCTCCGAGACTGAAAAGCTTGAAAAGGAGATCGCTGAACTGGAGGATGTACTGGGCAGCGAGAAGAAGATCAAGGATATCATAATCAGGGAACTGAAAGACGTTATAAAGAACTACGGTCAGGAAAGGAAAACTCAGTTCTTCTATCAGAGCGACATCGAGGAAGTCGAGGAGGAAGAGGAGATCGAGGATTACCCCTGCAAGCTGTTTATATCCGAGAGCGGATATTTCAAGAAGTGTACTATGCAGTCCCTGCGTATGGCAAGCGATCAGAAGCTCAAAGAAGGCGATCGCATGATGTCGGAGACAGAGTCATCCAATCGTGCCGAGCTGCTGTTCTTCTCCGATAAGGCGAGCGTTTACAAATCCAAGGCGAGCCGTTTCGGCAACACCAAGGCAAGCGACCTTGGCGACTATATCCCTGCTGTACTGGGCTTTGATAACGGTGAAGCCTTCCACACCATGGTAGAAACTATGGATTATTCGGGCTGTCTGCTGTTTGTATTTGAAAACGGCAAGGCTGCAAAGGTACCACTGGATTCCTATGCTACCAAGACAAACCGTAAAAAGCTGGCAAATGCTTACAGCGACAAATCCCCCCTCGTGGCTATACTGAAGCTCACCGATAACGCACAGGTAATGCTGCGAACTACCAACGGCAGAGCACTGCTTTTTGATACAGCTCTCCTGCTGCCCAAGACCACAAGAAACACTCAGGGCGTACAGGTCATGACCCTTAAAGCCAAGAATGCAAAGGTCGAAAAGGCATACATCGTATCTGACGAAGAAGCAGAAAACCTTTCCAAGTTCCGCAGCAAGACTATACCCGTAGCAGGCTGCCTGGCAAAGGATCTTGAAGACCCTGATCAACTGTCGTTTTAA